In a single window of the Streptomyces sp. NBC_00094 genome:
- a CDS encoding Cys-Gln thioester bond-forming surface protein: MYSVRGRGAARLAAATLVSGLVAAGAIATAAPALAADDAPGTGGATAKLGTIVEGGDVKIVEKDGTERPNPVGGGLFTMEVEGGGTLSTYCIDFHTEARHEYRYKEVGWSESSLHNNENAGKILWILENAYPKFSVEALGQKLGVDLSKDEAAAGTQAAIWAFSDGVTATPVEQDAKKLTDYLVANVVDLEEPTASLSLSPSSVAGKAGGRIGPITVSTNSTNDEPTISVAPGAPEGVKIVDGTGNLVTKAKNGDQVYFDVPAGTPDGAAELKAESTTTVPRGRAFVSIDGPSQTLILADSTNSTVTAKATASWAKTGAVPAVTVAKDCAKGGLEVVASNAGDEPWTFDLKGTSHTIAPGETKTVAVPLAEDEAYDFTITGPNGFKKTFEGVLDCKTATPGPQPSETPSTEPSTEPSTEPTPSTSPSTPGTTTGDTTGGTTGTTGGGDLAETGSSNATPMIAGIAAALVVIGGGAVFFLRKKKTAGN, encoded by the coding sequence ATGTATTCAGTTCGTGGGCGTGGCGCTGCCCGTCTGGCCGCCGCGACCCTGGTCTCCGGCCTCGTCGCGGCCGGAGCGATAGCGACCGCCGCTCCTGCCCTGGCCGCCGACGACGCCCCGGGTACGGGTGGCGCGACGGCGAAGCTCGGCACCATCGTCGAGGGTGGCGACGTCAAGATCGTCGAGAAGGACGGCACGGAGCGGCCGAACCCGGTCGGTGGCGGCCTCTTCACGATGGAGGTCGAGGGTGGGGGAACCCTCTCGACCTACTGCATCGACTTCCACACCGAGGCGCGGCACGAGTACCGCTACAAGGAGGTGGGCTGGAGCGAGTCGTCCCTGCACAACAACGAGAACGCGGGCAAGATCCTCTGGATCCTCGAGAACGCCTACCCGAAGTTCTCCGTCGAGGCGCTCGGCCAGAAGCTCGGTGTCGACCTCTCCAAGGACGAGGCCGCGGCGGGTACGCAGGCCGCGATCTGGGCCTTCTCCGACGGTGTCACGGCGACGCCGGTGGAGCAGGACGCCAAGAAGCTGACCGACTACCTGGTCGCGAACGTGGTCGACCTCGAGGAGCCGACGGCCTCCCTGAGCCTGTCCCCGTCCTCCGTCGCCGGCAAGGCCGGCGGGCGCATCGGCCCGATCACCGTCTCCACCAACTCCACCAACGACGAGCCCACGATCTCGGTCGCCCCGGGCGCCCCTGAGGGCGTCAAGATCGTCGACGGCACCGGCAACCTCGTCACCAAGGCCAAGAACGGCGACCAGGTCTACTTCGACGTCCCCGCCGGTACCCCCGACGGCGCCGCCGAGCTGAAGGCCGAGTCCACCACCACGGTCCCGCGCGGCCGCGCCTTCGTCTCCATCGACGGCCCCTCGCAGACCCTGATCCTGGCCGACTCCACCAACTCCACCGTCACCGCCAAGGCGACCGCGAGCTGGGCGAAGACGGGTGCCGTCCCGGCCGTCACGGTCGCGAAGGACTGCGCCAAGGGCGGCCTGGAGGTCGTCGCCTCCAACGCGGGCGACGAGCCCTGGACCTTCGACCTGAAGGGCACCTCGCACACGATCGCCCCGGGTGAGACGAAGACCGTGGCGGTCCCGCTCGCCGAGGACGAGGCGTACGACTTCACGATCACCGGTCCGAACGGCTTCAAGAAGACCTTCGAAGGCGTCCTCGACTGCAAGACGGCCACCCCGGGCCCGCAGCCCTCGGAGACCCCCTCCACCGAGCCGTCCACCGAGCCCTCGACGGAGCCCACCCCGTCGACGTCCCCGTCGACCCCGGGCACCACCACCGGTGACACCACGGGCGGCACCACCGGCACCACCGGCGGCGGCGACCTCGCCGAGACCGGCAGCTCCAACGCCACCCCGATGATCGCCGGCATCGCCGCCGCGCTCGTCGTGATCGGCGGCGGCGCGGTGTTCTTCCTCCGCAAGAAGAAGACCGCCGGTAACTGA
- a CDS encoding single-stranded DNA-binding protein produces the protein MNDTTVTLVGNVATAVEYRDTAAGGVARFRFAVTARRWDRERGLWSDGNTSFYTVSAWRSLGANLAASVSVGEPLVVHGRLRVREDERDGQRKTFVDVDALAVGHDLTRGTAAFRRAARTEPGTRPESEPTLGQESDQDPWTEATQRLVTVP, from the coding sequence ATGAACGACACGACCGTGACGCTCGTCGGCAACGTGGCGACGGCGGTGGAGTACCGGGACACGGCGGCCGGCGGGGTGGCCCGGTTCCGTTTCGCGGTGACCGCGCGCCGCTGGGACCGGGAGCGGGGGCTCTGGTCCGACGGGAACACCAGCTTCTATACGGTGTCGGCCTGGCGGTCGCTGGGGGCCAACCTCGCGGCCTCGGTCTCCGTGGGTGAACCGCTCGTGGTGCACGGGCGGCTGAGGGTGCGGGAGGACGAGCGCGACGGTCAGCGCAAGACCTTCGTGGACGTCGACGCGCTGGCCGTGGGCCACGATCTGACGCGGGGTACGGCGGCCTTCCGGCGCGCGGCCAGGACGGAGCCGGGGACCCGGCCGGAGTCGGAACCGACCCTCGGGCAGGAGTCGGATCAGGACCCCTGGACGGAGGCCACGCAGCGCCTGGTGACCGTTCCCTGA